Sequence from the Halobaculum rubrum genome:
ACGGAACGAACGAGCCGTTGATGTCCCACTCGTGGATGCAGTACACTTCGCCGGCGGCGTTGTCCCCGGCGACGACCCAGCTTCCGGTCTCGTCGTCGAACCGCTCCTCGCGGCCGCACCGTTCGCAGGTGCGCGCCCGCGGGCGGCGGATGCGGACTGACATACTGCACGGTGGTCGGCGTATCACCTTAACGCTCTCGGGGAGCCGACGCGACCGCCTCGGCGTCGCCGCGGTCGGCCTCGCGGACGTGCATAGTGGCCGCTCGACAGGAGGCGACAAACCGCCGGGGGTATTATTCCTCGACACCTACC
This genomic interval carries:
- a CDS encoding HEWD family protein, with amino-acid sequence MSVRIRRPRARTCERCGREERFDDETGSWVVAGDNAAGEVYCIHEWDINGSFVPFEDEATEA